One region of Etheostoma cragini isolate CJK2018 chromosome 16, CSU_Ecrag_1.0, whole genome shotgun sequence genomic DNA includes:
- the LOC117959500 gene encoding prosaposin-like, which yields MASLKIALLLFVCLEGCALTLALNFNGLQNVPDALRATGDVCQDCTQIFELLADLFSNSDLQKKIIDGIENLCDHLPGPASTAKLCKEEVEKMLPVAINLIAGAVKPAEICKLIGLCDSSEKLEKMLRFFVKETLQVAVTREKVQPKTQCTFCIFLIKTLEELLPKESTEDALIKLLEEICHLLPSTYHDQCEAVIGKFTKTVLEAILSYATPQNICTLIQLCKGQEAPLVDPCTLTTYRCRDVKTALRCGTVFYCQRYAWKPLDTL from the exons ATGGCCTCGCTCAAGATTGCTTTGCTACTCTTCGTTTGTCTTGAAGGCTGTG CTCTGACTTTAGCTCTGAATTTCAATGGTTTGCAAAATGTTCCAGATGCCCTGAGAGCA ACTGGTGATGTCTGCCAGGACTGCACCCAGATATTTGAGCTCCTTGCTGACTTGTTTTCCAATTCAGACCTCCAG AAGAAGATCATAGATGGCATTGAAAATTTGTGTGACCATCTGCCTGGACCAGCTAGTACTGCCAAACTCTGCAAAGAAGAGGTGGAGAAGATGCTTCCAGTGGCCATCAACCTCATTGCTGGTGCTGTA aaaCCAGCAGAGATCTGCAAACTCATCGGGCTCTGTGACTCCTCGGAAAAGCTGGAGAAGATGCTCCGCTTTTTTGTCAAGGAGACCCTTCAGGTGGCTGTGACCAGGGAAAAA GTGCAGCCCAAAACACAATGTACCTTCTGCATTTTTCTCATCAAGACTTTGGAGGAATTGCTGCCTAAAGAAAGTACTGAG GATGCTTTGATCAAGCTGCTGGAGGAGATTTGTCATCTTTTACCCTCCACCTACCACGATCAGTGTGAAGCTGTCATTGGCAAGTTCACAAAGACGGTGCTGGAGGCAATCCTGAGCTACGCCACCCCTCAGAACATCTGCACTCTCATCCAGCTGTGTAAAGGCCAAGAGGCTCCTCTTGTAG ACCCATGCACTTTGACAACATACAGGTGCAGAGACGTCAAGACTGCCCTGAGATGTGGT ACTGTGTTCTACTGTCAGAGATATGCCTGGAAGCCTCTCGACACACTTTAA